A window of Chaetodon trifascialis isolate fChaTrf1 chromosome 3, fChaTrf1.hap1, whole genome shotgun sequence genomic DNA:
ATTCTAAAGGCCTTGTCTCCAGCTGTCAATCTCAATAAACCTTCAATGtctgaggtaaaaaaaaaagagagctgctgtttgtgcttcataaaaaataaataaataaaatcactaAAATACAAAggataatgtttttatttatcttcaATGACAGcaattatatttattttcattatttccatttACAATAGGGTTTATTCTGTGGACTCGTGACAACAAATGTGCGCCAATTGATTGCCCTCATTGTTTAAAGTTGGTCATGACGaaacagcaaaattaaattcatgtgcatataatatatatatatatatatatatttaaaaaaacatttaaattatttttaaaaatccatcTAACCCTGCGCTCACTACTATCGATTACAAATGAGGTGGAAGGGTAAAACACCACTGGCCTGTACATCTTTTACTGTTCGTCTTATGTGTGTCTGCTTCTCAGGCCTCATCGTgttgtgtctcctctctgccctgtgaTGTGAACGCTCCACAGTGACGGCCAAAGACTGCAGAGGGAATGTATTCCtggattttctgtctctctctctctctctctctcagaacTGCaagagtaaaacaaaaacaatgtctAAGCTACAGTAAAAAtaacagatgaagaagaagtgtATTACTTCTTTCTAGATTATCAAGAATGTTCTATCgctgaaataaaagcatcattCATACAAAACTCATAGACACCCTAATGTGCAAGTAATGCAAAAACGAAAAAAACACCTTTGTAGTTtagtgagacagaaaaaaagcaagacTAGTTACGTTTTTGAGGAACTCCTCTGCGACGATACGAGCCCTGGCGTTAACAGACAGCTTCATTTCGCTGATCTCCTTGTCAATTTCCTCCATGAAATGGATGACGAAGTCCACCAGTTTATGTTTGTACATCTGTTCTGTGTGGAAGTTAGTGATGAGAAAACTGATGTCGTAGCCCTGTGAAATGAAGATGGACGACAAAAACCTGTTAACAATCGAGTTGTCAGCTTGAGCTGAAAATGGTAAACCTTTAATAACTGGCACTAAAGTAAATCAAGGCTCCCACTGTTTGCGACAAAACAATGAATATTTGTGGAacacattaaaagacaaaatgttatCTGTTATTTGTAGTTTTAAAAAACACTATTTGTTCcagctgtctgtgtgaagtggAGCATTCGTGGTGTGTTCAACACTTCCAACCATTCAGGTTATTAGATGACAGAACTCCTGTTTATCTTTACCTTTGCCTGACTACATTAACTAGACTAGAACATAGTGTTTTATAAAATTAGTTCATATAACAAAGTCATTTGCGTTTTTGCTCCACATTACCTTTTGCAGAACAACTCGCTGCTTATCAGGATATTTTGAGCAATTATCCATAGCTAAACATGTGGAAACCCTGTACATGTGACCCATTTCAACACCTCCCTACCTCCACCGGCTTCCTCCTCAGGATGAAGAAGTTCTCTGCTCTCATCATCATGAAACGCATGAACTTATGGCACAGAATCTTTTCAATCTCATcggcctgcagcagcagattattTGAAAGAAGAGTCAGGATCACGCAAACAGTTCAGATACATCGATCACATTAATTGCTAACTGCTAAGCAACCAACTGGGGTCTAAACACATAACCGCTGGCACCCGGACAGCTGCCTGACTGACCTGCTTCACAGCGATGCTGACTCTGACAGAGTTGATGGAGCCCTCAATCAGAACTTTCTCCTTGTCGTTACGGCTGATGATCACAGGCTGGAGGAGTAACTCTTTACTACTCCTAAAGTGGGAGAAATGCACACAATCATTTTGTGTCACACAATCAGTCCACGGGCATTAAGAGGCGGAGCTCAGATGTCGTGCATTGCTTGGATTTAACTGCTCCAAAGTCAAACTCAAAGTTGCAGTGACAGACTCACCGTACTTCCACCTCTGGTTTGTTGTGTCTCTCCACCACTTGCGAGGA
This region includes:
- the arpc4 gene encoding actin-related protein 2/3 complex subunit 4 isoform X2, whose amino-acid sequence is MTATLRPYLNAVRATLQAALCLENFSSQVVERHNKPEVEVRSSKELLLQPVIISRNDKEKVLIEGSINSVRVSIAVKQADEIEKILCHKFMRFMMMRAENFFILRRKPVEGYDISFLITNFHTEQMYKHKLVDFVIHFMEEIDKEISEMKLSVNARARIVAEEFLKNVTKRDRKSRNTFPLQSLAVTVERSHHRAERRHNTMRPEKQTHIRRTVKDVQASGVLPFHLICNR
- the arpc4 gene encoding actin-related protein 2/3 complex subunit 4 isoform X1, producing the protein MTATLRPYLNAVRATLQAALCLENFSSQVVERHNKPEVEVRSSKELLLQPVIISRNDKEKVLIEGSINSVRVSIAVKQADEIEKILCHKFMRFMMMRAENFFILRRKPVEGYDISFLITNFHTEQMYKHKLVDFVIHFMEEIDKEISEMKLSVNARARIVAEEFLKNF